The proteins below come from a single Aegilops tauschii subsp. strangulata cultivar AL8/78 chromosome 6, Aet v6.0, whole genome shotgun sequence genomic window:
- the LOC141025993 gene encoding uncharacterized protein yields MADSHNDINMLQRSPVFARLAEGHSPPVNFESNGHQYNNEYYLADGIYLQWSTFVKTISNPQGEKRQRFAQMQESARKDVERAFGVLQSRQGIVRDLTWDEGKLWEVMTACVIMHNMIVEDKPDNNIFDQGFGFQGENVEPLHQEPATFEQFAQFHREMRDWHTHLDFQNDLVEHMWNHIGNQ; encoded by the coding sequence ATGGCagattctcacaatgatatcaacATGCTGCAGCGTTCTCCAGTCTTCGCAAGGCTTGCAGAAGGCCACTCCCCACCTGTCAACTTTGAGAGCAATGGCCACCAGTACAACAACGAATACTATCTAGCTGATGGTATATATCTTCAGTGGTCAACTTTTGTGAAGACAATCTCGAACCCCCAAGGTGAGAAGAGACAGAGATTTGCCCAAATgcaagagagtgctagaaagGATGTGGAACGTGCTTTTGGTGTGCTTCAATCCCGACAGGGTATCGTTCGAGACCTGACATGGGACGAAGGGAAGctttgggaggtgatgactgcttgtgtgatcatgcacaacatgatcgtcgaGGACAAGCCTGATAACAACATCTTCGATCAAGGATTTGGTTTTCAAGGTGAAAATGTTGAGCCGCTGCACCAAGAACCGGCCACGTTTGAACAGTTTGCCCAATTTCATCGTGAAATGCGTGATTGGCATACTCATTTGGATTTTCAAAATGACTTGGTTGAGCACATGTGGAATCacattggcaaccaatag
- the LOC109779945 gene encoding uncharacterized protein: protein MPRGAYEALRDEERALPLAAAAAACVAFATVAAVGISLGIVFPAEPADRPFCRERRMLEALPAAASSREEEPEAYRYRGGAFYMTTAEAADFYWMVVLVPSAVLFATSAAYLVSGISVAYAAPRRHPFICIVENNFCASRRGGMRCLAIVNAVFALIFGLMAIVFGSMLLALGSSCSIPLFWCYEIAAWGLVILYGGTAAFLRRKAAAEGDYASHIVGLEMLETTIEVTSDAQRRVNDGFKTWMGSSLLSSDEEEEALDDYIEHNAPAPKASVQHRKENDLQELT from the exons ATGCCGCGGGGTGCGTACGAGGCGCTGCGGGACGAGGAGCGCGCGCTGCCGCTAGCAGCGGCGGCTGCCGCCTGCGTCGCCTTCGCTACCGTTGCCGCGGTGGGGATCAGCCTCGGGATCGTGTTTCCCGCCGAGCCCGCGGACCGGCCCTTCTGCCGGGAGCGCCGCATGCTGGAGGCGCTCCCGGCAGCTGCTAGCAGCCGGGAGGAGGAGCCCGAGGCGTATCGATATCGAGGCGGGGCTTTCTACATGACCACGGCCGAGGCCGCCGACTTCTACTGGATGGTCGTCTTGGTGCCATCCGCTGTCCTCTTCGCCACATCCGCCGCTTACCTCGTATCAG GAATATCTGTTGCATATGCTGCTCCAAGGAGGCATCCGTTCATTTGCATTGTTGAGAATAACTTCTGCGCTTCTAGAAGAG GTGGTATGCGTTGCCTGGCTATAGTGAATGCAGTTTTCGCCCTCATATTTGGTCTCATGGCAATAGTCTTTGGATCAATGCTTCTGGCCCTTGGAAGTAGTTGTTCGATTCCTCTCTTCTGGTGCTACGAAATTGCAGCATGGGGTTTAGTTATCCTTTACGGTGGTACAGCCGCCTTCTTGAGAAGGAAAGCGGCAGCGGAGGGCGATTATGCTAGCCATATTGTGGGCCTTGAGATGCTCGAGACCACAATTGAGGTGACCTCAGATGCGCAGAGGCGTGTAAACGATGGCTTCAAAACATGGATGGGGTCATCGCTTCTATCTtcagacgaggaggaggaagcttTGGATGACTATATAGAGCACAATGCTCCTGCCCCGAAAGCTTCAGTTCAGCACAGGAAGGAAAATGATTTACAAGAGCTGACTTAA